The Corynebacterium sp. SCR221107 genome includes the window GACCGCCCTCTATGCGGGTGATTCCCGCTTCAGAAACAATGATGTCCACTGGGCCGGACATGGCAATGATGGCACCGGTCTTTTTGTTCAGCTTCAATGCTGCGGGAACAGACACCTCGACAGATTGGGTTGCATCCGTTCCCCTTCCGCCACCTCCCTCCTTGGCAAGAGCTGCGATTTCGGACGCATTGCCGCGAATAACTGTGGGATCAAGCTGCATCTTCTGACGGTAGAATTTCTTGCGCCGCTTCAAGCTGCCGGCGGCGACAGGGTCTAGTACCCACGGGACACCTGCGGTGGTAGCGCCGGCGATGGCGTGGCGCATGCCCTCGAACTGTTCTTCGGAAGGGGTGCCGGCGTTGACGAGGACAGCGTCGGCGATGGTGGCAAAGTCAAAGGATTCGGACGGGGTGTCAATCATCGCGGGCGCGGCGCCCGCAGCTAGCAGTGCGTTCGCGGTGAACGCGGCGACGACCTTGTTGGTCAAGCATTGAACTAGCGGATTGTGCTCACGCAGCGCCTCCACGGAGGCGAGCAC containing:
- the thiM gene encoding hydroxyethylthiazole kinase, encoding MTGNPLSAAQKAAVLASVEALREHNPLVQCLTNKVVAAFTANALLAAGAAPAMIDTPSESFDFATIADAVLVNAGTPSEEQFEGMRHAIAGATTAGVPWVLDPVAAGSLKRRKKFYRQKMQLDPTVIRGNASEIAALAKEGGGGRGTDATQSVEVSVPAALKLNKKTGAIIAMSGPVDIIVSEAGITRIEGGHPLLQKVTGTGCFLGALCAAYAGAANKSELDPHLAVVAAHAHASAAGTRAGALFPRQSGSFAVAFLDALYELDGPGILELVEISHEDSTASEE